TAGCAAGCGTAGATGTTATAGCTGATGTCAACGTTGTCTTACCGTGATCAACGTGACCTATTGTTCCAATATTTACATGCGGCTTAGTTCGTTCAAACTTTTCTTTAGCCATATTT
The DNA window shown above is from Candidatus Kaelpia aquatica and carries:
- a CDS encoding GTP-binding protein, which codes for MAKEKFERTKPHVNIGTIGHVDHGKTTLTSAITSTLA